In Rissa tridactyla isolate bRisTri1 chromosome 8, bRisTri1.patW.cur.20221130, whole genome shotgun sequence, one genomic interval encodes:
- the SMIM44 gene encoding small integral membrane protein 44 isoform X1, whose product MVWCKHSNSRLFLSLLNLLGLEISFLIAIMIICNISAIKDWSTFLSQILPSVNKTLNLVQQVEATTSSVVSVLQDPEQDNYLANSQSMNSSNFTAGLDHLFQYSYSDNDQLYKEYKPPPRDAIPLPKAVLYLLMAALVVVAVAYAIVGHLIKDLIHDFIDWIFGPNPDDNSNKSDVNCISNSVNEMSEMPQVPRCRDRQSQDVVIAIGETCYLPQQT is encoded by the exons ATGGTTTGGTGTAAGCACAGCAATTCTcgcctctttctctcccttttaaaTCTCTTGGGCTTGGAGATCTCTTTCCTCATTGCAATTATGATTATTTGCAACATTAGTGCCATCAAAGATTGGAGCACTTTCCTCTCCCAGATCCTCCCCAGCGTCAACAAGACTCTGAACTTGGTACAGCAAGTGGAAGCCACCACCAGCTCGGTGGTAAGTGTCCTCCAGGACCCTGAGCAGGACAACTACCTGGCCAACAGCCAGTCCATGAACTCCAGCAACTTCACGGCTGGCCTGGACCACTTGTTCCAGTACTCGTACTCGGACAATGACCAGCTTTACAAGGAGTACAAACCCCCTCCTCGAGACGCCATTCCTCTGCCCAAGGCTGTCCTCTACCTTCTCATGGCAGCcctggtggtggtggcggtggcgtaCGCCATCGTCGGGCACCTCATCAAGGACCTCATTCACGACTTTATCG aCTGGATCTTCGGCCCCAACCCGGATGACAACAGCAACAAGAGCGATGTCAACTGCATCAGCAACAGCGTCAACGAGATGAGTGAGATGCCTCAGGTGCCGCGATGCCGTGACCGTCAGTCCCAGGACGTGGTCATTGCCATTGGCGAGACCTGCTACCTGCCGCAGCAGACGTGA
- the SMIM44 gene encoding small integral membrane protein 44 isoform X2 encodes MHPYRIIAIKDWSTFLSQILPSVNKTLNLVQQVEATTSSVVSVLQDPEQDNYLANSQSMNSSNFTAGLDHLFQYSYSDNDQLYKEYKPPPRDAIPLPKAVLYLLMAALVVVAVAYAIVGHLIKDLIHDFIDWIFGPNPDDNSNKSDVNCISNSVNEMSEMPQVPRCRDRQSQDVVIAIGETCYLPQQT; translated from the exons TGCCATCAAAGATTGGAGCACTTTCCTCTCCCAGATCCTCCCCAGCGTCAACAAGACTCTGAACTTGGTACAGCAAGTGGAAGCCACCACCAGCTCGGTGGTAAGTGTCCTCCAGGACCCTGAGCAGGACAACTACCTGGCCAACAGCCAGTCCATGAACTCCAGCAACTTCACGGCTGGCCTGGACCACTTGTTCCAGTACTCGTACTCGGACAATGACCAGCTTTACAAGGAGTACAAACCCCCTCCTCGAGACGCCATTCCTCTGCCCAAGGCTGTCCTCTACCTTCTCATGGCAGCcctggtggtggtggcggtggcgtaCGCCATCGTCGGGCACCTCATCAAGGACCTCATTCACGACTTTATCG aCTGGATCTTCGGCCCCAACCCGGATGACAACAGCAACAAGAGCGATGTCAACTGCATCAGCAACAGCGTCAACGAGATGAGTGAGATGCCTCAGGTGCCGCGATGCCGTGACCGTCAGTCCCAGGACGTGGTCATTGCCATTGGCGAGACCTGCTACCTGCCGCAGCAGACGTGA
- the SMIM44 gene encoding small integral membrane protein 44 isoform X3, whose translation MVWCKHSNSRLFLSLLNLLGLEISFLIAIMIICNISAIKDWSTFLSQILPSVNKTLNLVQQVEATTSSVVSVLQDPEQDNYLANSQSMNSSNFTAGLDHLFQYSYSDNDQLYKEYKPPPRDAIPLPKAVLYLLMAALVVVAVAYAIVGHLIKDLIHDFIALSPPATFQASLGNGLLEQRNCA comes from the exons ATGGTTTGGTGTAAGCACAGCAATTCTcgcctctttctctcccttttaaaTCTCTTGGGCTTGGAGATCTCTTTCCTCATTGCAATTATGATTATTTGCAACATTAGTGCCATCAAAGATTGGAGCACTTTCCTCTCCCAGATCCTCCCCAGCGTCAACAAGACTCTGAACTTGGTACAGCAAGTGGAAGCCACCACCAGCTCGGTGGTAAGTGTCCTCCAGGACCCTGAGCAGGACAACTACCTGGCCAACAGCCAGTCCATGAACTCCAGCAACTTCACGGCTGGCCTGGACCACTTGTTCCAGTACTCGTACTCGGACAATGACCAGCTTTACAAGGAGTACAAACCCCCTCCTCGAGACGCCATTCCTCTGCCCAAGGCTGTCCTCTACCTTCTCATGGCAGCcctggtggtggtggcggtggcgtaCGCCATCGTCGGGCACCTCATCAAGGACCTCATTCACGACTTTATCG cctTATCTCCACCCGCCACATTTCAGGCTTCTTTGGGAAACGGTCTCCTTGAACAAAGAAACTGTGCGTGA